The region TCAGAATTGCACTACTAAAGTTGACtgaacattaaaatataatgctGACAGTTTGTACTGTTTCCAGATAGCTAGTTCATTTACACAGGAGACTCTTAGTATTTTGATGTATTGTAACATTACATTCAACATTTATTGTCTTCTTAACTCTGAGTAAAGGAATGACTTTATAGGAACTAAATGTTCTGATCTTCTACAACACTGAAATTATTGCtaagattcattttaaataagatTAGTGTTATCAGTAGTTCTTTGGCTACCTGTAGCTTTCGTGCTTCTGTTATGAGGTTGGTGCTGTGATTTTGCCCTGCTTATGCctctgtctctttgtttcttttgcatCCTGTGTGGATTCACACCTGAACTGTGTCCTAGGTCggatcattattattagtattattgaaCTCTCTTTGTTGGATtttgtcctgcgtttgggttccTCCCTAACACCTCCACACTGCTTACTGATAGTATCATCTGGCCAACAATGAACCCAGCAGGACCCCAGGAGATACAGTCCCTCCTCAACACTGTCCAAATCCTCTTCTGTACATGAACGCCAACTCAAGAACATTGCCTCAGCCACAAACAAACTAATTCGTTGCATGAGCCTGCTCACTACGGCCCAGGCCTCCTCATCATTACTGATGCCACTGGCTCAGCCTCCCCTACCCATGCTTGAGCAGACCCATTTAGaatggattttttaaaattgatgCAACCCTTATTATTTTGTCCACAATAACGTAAATGTCTTGACGTAATAATGGTTAAACTTAAATCATGGTTGGACAGATGGacacagaaaaaacagacttgcatattaaatattgttgGTACCCAGATTTtcatatcataataataataatataatatttatctcTCTTTTAGTAGTCagtgttgtaaaaaaaagaaaaacttcagGAAAACGTCAAATCAGGATTAGTATTTTAACTTTAGActgtttaaattgatttaaaagcaaataaaaaggcaCATGCACATGAATTTACATTACAAATTGATTTCAGTCACACAGatataaattcagtaaaaaaaaaaaataataaaaaacaaaagtatgtTTCAGTAGAAGTCCCACTGTTAGGATTGCATTAAGCAGTGTCAGAGGGGTTTCAGAAAAACTGGAACGGGCAGTTCGTCCAGACTTTTGAAAAATTCACGAGAAGGTAGTTGAGCCAGAATTGTTTGCATAGCTAAGAGAAAGAGTGTCCCTGGAGTTCTTCCGACCAGGTAGTTAAACGTCTCCTCTCCCAGAACATTGGACCAGTACTCTGGATCATTTTTCAGTGAGCTCTTCATTTTGAACCGCAATTCAGGCTTGAACATGAGCAGCCTTTCCAGGCATAACATCTTGGCACGTGTGTTCACTTTGGAGGCTCGTAGCTGTTCCAGAATGAGATCCAGCGGTGTCATACCATCGCGATCCTCAGCTTGTGGTGAAGCCCCGCTTGCCAGTAACAGCATGACAGCATCTGAGTGTAACAGCTCACATGCCATATGGAGTGGAGTTCTGCCCTCGTCCATGTGCTCGCATTCTCCCCGGTTCATGTAGGACCAAGAAGTCTCTTGAAGAATGAGAGCCATTATTTCCTTCCTGTTGTAGTGGACAGCCAAGGCTAGGTGTGGAGCAGATGAATGACTGCAGCAGACATTCTCACCTGGCATGGCAAAAGCACCATCTGAGAACTCATTCACCAAGTATTGTGCGTATGCTCGGTGGTCGTGCACGATGGCATACATCAGTGCCTCAGACGGAGTGTATGTCCGTTGGTGGCTGCATTCTTCCCAGTGAAATATCTCCATGTACCGCATGTCTTCCAACATCTGCACAGGTTCATGTTGCTTTACAGCTTGGTAAAAAGAGAACTTGCGTTCATCGCACGTGCCACCCATCTTGCCAGTCAGTCTACACCAGGTATTatgagaacatacagtatagaaatCTTTTACATTCTAGAATTTAGATTTAGAACTTACGTTCATTCGTCACAAGTACGTGCGCACGTCGCCTTTGCCTGTTGCCATGGCGACGCTATGCCGCATAATTTAATTCATAAATACTAATTACGTAATTAATACCTACTGTATACATACCTACTATATACATAATACCTACTATATACATAATACCTAATTACGGGATGCTTGTGTA is a window of Tachysurus vachellii isolate PV-2020 chromosome 3, HZAU_Pvac_v1, whole genome shotgun sequence DNA encoding:
- the LOC132842298 gene encoding ankyrin repeat domain-containing protein 9-like, giving the protein MGGTCDERKFSFYQAVKQHEPVQMLEDMRYMEIFHWEECSHQRTYTPSEALMYAIVHDHRAYAQYLVNEFSDGAFAMPGENVCCSHSSAPHLALAVHYNRKEIMALILQETSWSYMNRGECEHMDEGRTPLHMACELLHSDAVMLLLASGASPQAEDRDGMTPLDLILEQLRASKVNTRAKMLCLERLLMFKPELRFKMKSSLKNDPEYWSNVLGEETFNYLVGRTPGTLFLLAMQTILAQLPSREFFKSLDELPVPVFLKPL